One segment of Pseudobacteriovorax antillogorgiicola DNA contains the following:
- a CDS encoding Kelch repeat-containing protein: MPQYLACLLFALAGFLGSCRSNSKLNAKRLNLNFQAISTNFEPSPRVMHTAVWTGNAMLVWGGLLRHKTNSRVTGGGLYFPDDNHWQTIRLPSRMPLTRYNHSHVWTGDELIVWGGIDGNLGSPTAEGFRFNKGTRMWSNISDQGAPAARSGHSSNWDGERMFVFAGLSDHDYLADLYAYQPDDNRWSKISLPQQVQKRSYHTSVWTGSHILVWGGQNESGFLSTGLIIDPYTGAVSPMNLAGAPKARINHTAVWTGRKMIIWGGLSSEGEKYRSGAMFDPASNRWQAMSLKNSPARRDLHSAVWTGTHMIIWGGSGKKRPLRFGAAFNPEVNRWIKLRTEKPLPRRLMHSSVLVGNRLILWGGASSDLLNAQVSPPGGSTLWLDPSLMGPGFKEPADHVTKLRSLSH, from the coding sequence TTGCCTCAATACCTGGCATGCCTACTTTTTGCCCTTGCAGGATTCCTTGGTTCGTGCCGTTCGAATAGTAAATTGAATGCGAAGCGACTTAATCTCAACTTCCAAGCAATTTCAACGAACTTCGAACCGAGCCCACGAGTGATGCATACTGCAGTCTGGACCGGCAACGCGATGTTGGTTTGGGGTGGCTTGTTGCGTCACAAGACTAACAGCCGTGTTACAGGCGGTGGTCTTTACTTTCCTGATGATAACCATTGGCAGACGATTCGCTTGCCTAGCCGAATGCCCTTGACCCGCTACAATCATAGCCATGTTTGGACGGGGGACGAGTTGATCGTCTGGGGAGGTATCGACGGCAATCTTGGAAGCCCTACTGCGGAAGGCTTTCGCTTTAATAAGGGCACTCGGATGTGGTCCAATATCAGCGATCAGGGGGCGCCAGCAGCTCGTTCTGGACATTCGTCGAACTGGGACGGAGAGCGAATGTTTGTGTTCGCTGGTCTGAGCGATCATGACTATCTTGCCGATCTATATGCTTATCAGCCTGATGACAATCGATGGTCGAAAATTTCTTTACCCCAACAGGTACAAAAGCGTTCCTATCACACCTCAGTCTGGACAGGTAGTCACATCCTAGTCTGGGGTGGGCAAAATGAGTCGGGTTTTCTCAGCACAGGCTTGATCATAGACCCCTATACCGGGGCCGTGTCTCCCATGAATTTGGCCGGGGCTCCGAAGGCTAGGATTAATCACACAGCAGTTTGGACCGGTCGCAAGATGATAATCTGGGGTGGGCTTTCTAGCGAAGGTGAAAAGTATCGCAGCGGTGCAATGTTCGATCCCGCAAGTAACCGATGGCAAGCCATGTCCTTAAAAAATAGTCCTGCCCGTCGTGATCTCCATTCTGCAGTGTGGACAGGCACCCATATGATCATCTGGGGAGGATCGGGAAAGAAGAGGCCGCTGCGGTTTGGGGCAGCTTTCAATCCTGAAGTGAATCGCTGGATAAAACTGCGAACGGAAAAACCACTTCCTAGACGACTGATGCATAGCTCAGTTTTAGTTGGCAATCGCTTGATCCTATGGGGAGGGGCATCTTCGGATCTCCTGAATGCTCAAGTTTCACCTCCCGGTGGATCGACCCTTTGGCTGGACCCGAGCTTAATGGGCCCAGGGTTCAAAGAGCCCGCCGATCATGTCACAAAGCTTAGAAGTTTGTCCCACTGA